In Carassius carassius chromosome 2, fCarCar2.1, whole genome shotgun sequence, the DNA window CAACTTATTTTTTACTCCAACTGCAGAACTGCAGAAGCACCGACCCAGTATTTACAAAGTGAATGAGCAAGTATGGTCAAAcagtctttccaaaaaaaaaaaaaaaaaaaagcaccaacaCTTTAAAACAACGATGTAGGACGATTTTGAAGTTTGAGGAGAAAAGTGTTGGGAGTTTTAAGACACATCCTGTCTTGAACCGTTGTACACAGTATGCAAGCGGATCGCAAGACGGGCaaaaagtttataatttttttttttttttgaaagaaattcgtTTCGTTATATAAGTTGTGACTGATAAATTATTTGCAACTGAAGAAAGggagacatgaacatcttgggtgacatgggggtgagtaagtTATCAGGATATTTTTATTCTGAAAGTGGAgtaattcttttaaaaacatgctgTCATGCACTCTGAAGTCTACTGTAGCATGCAAAATACGTATTTAGTTGTGTGTATTGTGTTCGCTATGCGCAGCTTGTAGGTCTCTGTAACAGCATTATCTGTTTACTCCCAATTGCCTAGAAATGTCTCAATGATTTTCTGGTCTCTAGAAATGGCTTAGGCCCCTCTAAAATGGAACGGCACACCTCAAACCATGCAGAAAAGGTGATAGTAATAAAGactatttttactacaaatttaaattaaatcttaTGTTTGTTGACCTCAAGCTGCGAACAGAAGCTTTAAAGTCAAATATGCATGCCATGCAACAGTTTTTAGCATCACTTCTACTGCACTAGTCTTTAGTTTTTCtggtttattcttttattaatggTGTTTGTTTAAGCATACTTGGGTTTAACaatttgaacaaacaaacaccaaaaaaatcaataaataacaaCATCAAATAAAACACTGTCTGACACTATTTGTGCTTTGTTGTGCTTAGATTGATACCATTATGATTTTCAACTTGAACATGGTTAactgtgtagaaaaaaaaatctttcttttcaaaaatggcttgcacaaaaattattcagcacaactgttaaaaaaagaaagaagaagaaactgtttttgaaattgagcatcaaatcattatatcagaatgatttctgaagtatcatgtgacactgaagactggagtaatgatgctgaaaatatagctttgcatcacaggaataaattgcattttaaaatatattacaatcgAAACCTAccggtattttaaattgtatattgtaacaatatttcacaatattactgtttttactgtattttttatcaaataaatgctgccttggtgagcacaagtaacttctttccaaaacataaaaaaatttattttatgcaaTAGCTCCCTGATCTCTCTATGCCTTttctatgtttttattttgctctTTTATTCTCTATTGTGCACACAAATAAGTGGTGAATAACAATATAGATCATCTTGGACCCttgaattacaaatattttaattattactattttgcatttacattttttggtatTTACTGCAAAATTCACTGCTTATTAGAAAACAGCAACATAATGTTTTTCTAATTTGGGAGTGGAGCTAAATTATGATGTTGACAGCTGTACAGAGTCAAAACCCTCATTCGCATACAAAGGTTCACTTTGGTTTTCACACAGTTACAGATAAGCCGTCATTTGAAAATCTTATTGCAATCATATAAAATATAGGTAAATGGAAAACgtcacaataaataaaaacttccCTGGAACTACGGAGGTATTCTTACCTACAATGTAGTTTAATCCACAAGGAACTGCAGATTTTTTCAgaacacttttttgttgttgttgctgtaaaTCTTTATAGGTATCATGCAAGTCATTAGTAAGCTACTCACCAAGCGCCCTGGACCGAGTCCCTTCACCAGCACACGGACATATGTGACCCCCTTTGCCCTCGCCTTCTGCTCaagacaaacatacatacatttagAACATTTAGCATAATAAAAACTAATGAATCACTGAGGAAAGACAAAATTGCAGGAGCCTAGAATCTGAGGTCAGTCCGAAACTACCAATTTAGATCACAACGCTTGTGTCCATACAGCAAATGAATGGTTATCAGTGGGCAGTCATATACTGATTATACAGCCCGCTGTGACTCAGGGTTGTCATTAGACTCTTCACTACACATGCtgatgaaattacaaacaaatagCGTGGAAGTAACCAAAGAGATGAATAAACATGAAACCCGAAGATTCGAaatgctatttttaatttttctatttCTCTTGGCCAGTCAAATTATCAGTATAAACAACACTGAAACGGTCAGTAAGGTACTGCTGATAATCTCAGACCTGAGGATACATACACGCACATAAGACTttcatattttacaaaaacaaataaataaataaaacacctttCAGAAGTTCTCTATATTCCAATTAAGTTTTTCACTGGTCCTGTTTCTCATATCACATTTCATGTCTGTTCTGACAGAATTTTTCAGcatgatttaaaattttaaatctaCAATCTACAGTAAAGAAGGGTACTTTAACAATTAAGCAGGGTGTGGTAAATTACTACAAAGAAATGTGCTGCCATCAAGTGGACAACATCCAAATGACAGACACAAAATTATCTTGatggaacaaaacaaacaaaatgatatATTGTTTATGCCTTGGcaactatatttttattacaatgtaTTTAACTCCAACCACACAAAAATGGGCTTAAACAATCCATCTCAGTATATGTTATCAATAACCTGGTAACTATCAATATGATGGTCCATCTTACCGCAGCAGCTGAAATCCCAGCAGTCTGTGCTGCAATGGGAGTGGATTTCTTCACATTCTTAAAGCCCTCTGATCCACACGAGGTTCGGATCATGTACTGGCCCAGACAATCTGTGACCTGGATATGTGTGCTACAGCAAGAACATAAGGACAATATGTTATCAGCCTGCAGCTTTTATGGACTCCTGACTATGAAAGCCCAGTATTTTTGGAGAGATGGAGGATAAATCACAGGTTGTGATCAGGTATGCATCaatgctgaaattattattaGACAAGACAAGTCTGTGCGAGTGTGGGCCGAGTTAACATGCAGAATTacgtataaataaaaattataatgcacATACTGCAACTATGGACATCTGTAGCTctcagaaaaacacagaaaatacTGTAATTTCACTCCACATATGCAAAACTAAAAGGCatgatgtgtatatgtatgtgtacatgATAAGCAACAAAAGCACCTTGACAAACACAATAGATGGATAAATGTCGAGCATAAGTAAGAGCTGAAATAAGTCACGCTATAGCTGCATGCACACAGCAAGCAAACTATATATGGACTAATTCCATTTTCATTTGTCAATCACAACTGTTTAATTTTTGTGAAGCAACTTACTTGTTATATGTGGCTTTTATGTGTGCTATCGGTAACTCTTCAAACTTCTTTCTGTCCCATGTCAGGGAGCTCTCCTCACCCGGAAATGGAGGGAAGAGACTACATAGAGAACAGAATATAaagcaacaacaataacaaacattTCACCATGAAATCTACTGTAGAATTTATCTATTTTTCTATCTATATAGCAATACTTTATATAGATATATGTTATTATCAGTTATAACTGTTACTATCAATTAGGGctgcacagttaatcaaattttttaatcgcgattacaattataAATGCCACAAGTACATAATCATTCGAAgtggcaattaatcgttcaaagtcatTTGGCGtgcttaagatgcattttttttctttctacatgttatctaaAGGgttttttcacattattttaatttatttttagtataacattataataccattcatatttgtacttttttataatttaaagatcCGATGtctagttgacatttgaggcttaatattaTAGAAAAGCAGTAAAAGTTATTCAGTtaagagtgttttcagcttatttattttcatataaaaaacagCATGCAgatgcatcaaacaatggtatagacatcattcaatgtaaattgtgataatcgtaattaataatcgcatTAACAGCTTTTAAGGGAATGAttgacaattcagattttttttgtcaaaatcgtgcagccctatcaatattgaaaacaggttttgctatttaaataattttttttattgttttactcaaAAGATATCTGTTTTAAACAAATGATTTGGAACTTTCTAGTCATTAAAGAATCCAAAATGTATCACaatctatttattatttgtaatctCTGGGGTTAATTTATGTGATAATGGACAAAAAAGTTCGGGAGTCCCAGGGTTAAGGCCATATTTGAAATCAGGTGTTTGTCAGTGCTTCTGTCATACTCTTTCAATCTTCTGACGGGGGCTGATGAGCTCTTGGTTTCCACTGGTTTTGTGTCAGTATCTTGTAATCGGATGGCACTGCATGACAGCGGACGCTGAAGACCCACATTTCCACCACTGCAGGAGACAACAACCATTTATAAACATCAGTACCAAAAACTGTCCTGAGTATGCAAAGCTGGTGTTTAGACGAATGGTCACGACTTTGAAGAAGCTCAAGTAGAAGACATTTTATCTTCTGtcatttcatagttttgatgacttcacttttactgtaaaatgtgGAAACAGTAGTAATAAAAAATGAGTATGCATCTCCAAACTTTTCACTGACAGTGAATATGGTATTTAGGAGGTGCTTCAGAGAACAGTAACTGTATAATCATTAATCATGTTAGATGAGGGGGGAAACAGTATTAATATGGTATATTTCCAGGAAGGCATGGTTTAACTACAGTGCATTGtcaaaaaagcacatttatttcaCATGACCTAAAAATATTAGACGTGTCCTAAAAGACAATAATACCATGGAACCACAAACAAAGAACCAGATTAATGTTATGtcagcattttaaatatatgattGTTTTGTTGACTTAAATCtagcctaaacacacacacacacacacacacacacacacacacacacacacacacacacacacacacacacacacacacacaaacacacacaaacagcattacagAGAAGGATATGCGTCTGTTATACAAATCAAACACTTTATCAGATGTGCTGCTATAATAAACACACGAGCTACTTACATTAACCGTCCAGCTGAATTAAATGGCTCAAAAAGCTGCTGGCACGAACCTCGAATGAAGCTGTATAGCCTAAGATACATAGTGTGTGTTTTAAATCATGCAGT includes these proteins:
- the LOC132101649 gene encoding small ribosomal subunit protein uS11m-like; amino-acid sequence: MYLRLYSFIRGSCQQLFEPFNSAGRLIGGNVGLQRPLSCSAIRLQDTDTKPVETKSSSAPVRRLKDLFPPFPGEESSLTWDRKKFEELPIAHIKATYNNTHIQVTDCLGQYMIRTSCGSEGFKNVKKSTPIAAQTAGISAAAKARAKGVTYVRVLVKGLGPGRLSAIKGLTMGGLEVVSITDNTPVPHNGCRPRKARRM